Below is a genomic region from bacterium.
CGGAGGACTATTTGGAATACGCCGAACAGCTACGGCTGAGCGCCGGACAAAACGAACTTCCTTTAGGCAATGAAGACGAGACCGTCGTCGAAATTAAGCGCGTTGAAGAGCTGGCCAAAGCTTACCACACTTACCAACAGCTCTTGCTCGATAACGAGTATATGGACTTTGGCGATTTGATCCATTATGCTATCCGGCTGCTGCAAAAACGCCCGAATATTTTAAAATATTACCAGCAGCAATTTAAATTCATCATGATCGATGAATTTCAGGACACCAATGTTGCTCAGTACGACTTGATCAAATTGCTGGCGGGAACAGAGCAAAATCTGGTTGTGGTAGGGGATGATGACCAGTCAATTTACAAATTCCGCGGCGCTTCTGTATCGAATATTTTAAAGCTCAAGGACGACTATCCAACAATTAAAGAAATAACTCTTGTCGACAACTACCGCAGCAATCAGAAAATTTTAGATATCGCTTATAACTTCATTCAAGCTAACAACCCCAATCGACTAGAGCCAAAGCTAAATATTAATAAACGGCTTAAAGGGCATAATAAAGACAAAAGCCAAGTTCAGGTTATCGAGGGCAAAGACTTAAGTGAAGAGCTAAATTTAGTAGTAGATCAGGCTCTAAAACTAAAAGAAGAATTTCCATCCGCCACGTGGAATGATTTTGCTATTTTGACCCGCGCCAATAGCGCGGCAACAGAAATTATTCCACTCCTCGACGCAAAAGGAGTGCCATATAGTTTTATGGCCAATCGCGGCTTATACCGCAAACCCCTGATTGCAGATCTGATTAACTATCTCCGCTTGATGGACAACTATCACGAGTCGAGCAGTTTGTATCGGGTTTTAAACTTCCCTAAGTTCCATATTGATGCGATTGATGTGGCTCATCTGACTCAATTTACTAACCGCCGGACTATTTCTCTGTACGACGCTCTGCATAATGACGAAGCCTTGTCTATGCTTAACGAAGGTTCGGTAGTAAGAATAAAAACCCTGCTATCTTTGCTAGAGGTGCATTCAAAACTCACCACGGAAAAGTCCGCCGTCGAACTGTTCGTACAAATTATCGATGATCTGGAAATCGATCTACTGCTAAACGAGGACACTTTAGAAAATGCTCAGAACCGGGAATTACTAGAGCAATTCTATAAAACCATAGAGGCATATTGCCAAACAGAGGACGACCGCACCATGCGAGGCTATTTGAGCCGGCTGAATTTGGAACTTAAAGCGGGTGAAGAAGGGGCGCTTAAGTTTGATCCGGATAGCGGGCCAGAAAGCTTAAAAGTAATGACTGTCCACAGCTCAAAGGGGTTGGAATTCAAATTTGTATTCGTCATCAATATGGTGGACCAAAGATTCCCAACCAGGGCCAAAAGAGACAATATAGAACTGCCGGAACAGCTTATTAAAGACATTCTGCCGGAAGGAGATTTTCATCTACAGGAAGAACGCCGCTTGTTCTATGTGGCGATAACGCGCGCCAAAACTCATTTATATCTTTCCTGGGCCAAAGACTACGGAGGAGCGAAAGAGAAGAGGCCATCACTGTTTCTGTCGGAAACTCAATTGGTTCCAACAGAAACTGCCAAGAAAGCGACTGGGAAGGTTGTATTCACCAAACCCTCCAGCTCGAGAGGAAAGAAGCAAGTTTATCAGGATCTACCGACCCATTTTTCTTTCAGCCAAATTAGCCAGTTCATAAACTGTCCGCTGGATTACAAATATAGATACTATTTAAGATTACCCATGAAGGGTAATCATCACCTAAGCTTTGGATCAACGATCCATGCCGTA
It encodes:
- a CDS encoding UvrD-helicase domain-containing protein, which produces MSKLLEGLNNEQLQAVTHATGPLLIVAGAGTGKTTVITRRIAYLMEQKLADPKQILALTFTDKAAGEMEARVEQYLPLGSYDLWISTFHSFCERIIKQHGIDIGLSNDFELLDKTRQWIFVYKHFEKFELDYYRPIGSPNKFIDSLLDHFSKCKDEMISPEDYLEYAEQLRLSAGQNELPLGNEDETVVEIKRVEELAKAYHTYQQLLLDNEYMDFGDLIHYAIRLLQKRPNILKYYQQQFKFIMIDEFQDTNVAQYDLIKLLAGTEQNLVVVGDDDQSIYKFRGASVSNILKLKDDYPTIKEITLVDNYRSNQKILDIAYNFIQANNPNRLEPKLNINKRLKGHNKDKSQVQVIEGKDLSEELNLVVDQALKLKEEFPSATWNDFAILTRANSAATEIIPLLDAKGVPYSFMANRGLYRKPLIADLINYLRLMDNYHESSSLYRVLNFPKFHIDAIDVAHLTQFTNRRTISLYDALHNDEALSMLNEGSVVRIKTLLSLLEVHSKLTTEKSAVELFVQIIDDLEIDLLLNEDTLENAQNRELLEQFYKTIEAYCQTEDDRTMRGYLSRLNLELKAGEEGALKFDPDSGPESLKVMTVHSSKGLEFKFVFVINMVDQRFPTRAKRDNIELPEQLIKDILPEGDFHLQEERRLFYVAITRAKTHLYLSWAKDYGGAKEKRPSLFLSETQLVPTETAKKATGKVVFTKPSSSRGKKQVYQDLPTHFSFSQISQFINCPLDYKYRYYLRLPMKGNHHLSFGSTIHAVLQKYLEQYQRELSARQQDLFSKQANAELPPEELLSELYEKEWIDDWYQTKQQKEDYRQRGKQILRSFYEYSQKNKPNPSLIEQPFTLKLGVNKEYQFNGKIDRADISDGGLKIIDYKTSEKVPKKPDGNDLDQLRIYQWAAEEFFHQPVASLQYWYVYPNQLVQTPLATPEQLTALKEKLLTTIEEIREAVKFDLFSKLHKKSKQHTCDYADLM